In Topomyia yanbarensis strain Yona2022 chromosome 2, ASM3024719v1, whole genome shotgun sequence, one DNA window encodes the following:
- the LOC131678614 gene encoding chitinase-like protein Idgf4: protein MWLPKTAVPVLCLILALLACDGQAQQSTAKVLCYYDGSNFLIEGLGKVSLLDIEAAVPFCSHLVYGYAAVDPDSNKAVSRNPNLDLDTGKGNFRLATQLKRKFPTLKVLLGIGGYRFSAPSPKYLELLETGAARITFINSVYSLVKTYEFDGIDLAWQFPQNKPKKIRSTTGKLWHGFKKVFSGDQVLDEKADEHREEFTALLRELKNAFRSDGYQLGITVLPHVNASIFMDIPAIINYLDFVNIAAYDMQTPERNPKEADYAAPLYELNERVFGNNVDGLVKLWLTNNAPASKLIVSIPTHGRGWKLTEDSGLTGVPPLPADGAGPAGPQIQQEGFYSWPETCAKLPNPSNTGLKGADAPLRKVGDPTKRFGSYAFRLPDKDGENGLWVSYEDPDTAGNKAAYVKAKTLGGIAINDLAYDDFRGSCAGEKFPILRAAKYRL, encoded by the exons GCCTAGGCAAAGTTTCGCTGCTCGACATCGAAGCGGCTGTGCCATTCTGTTCCCATCTAGTCTACGGGTACGCCGCCGTGGATCCAGATTCAAACAAGGCTGTGTCCCGTAATCCAAACCTGGACCTGGACACCGGCAAGGGAAACTTCCGGCTGGCAACACAGCTGAAGCGCAAATTCCCAACTCTCAAAGTACTGCTCGGAATTGGAGGCTACCGGTTTTCGGCCCCCTCACCCAAATATTTGGAACTGCTCGAGACGGGAGCTGCTCGCATAACCTTCATCAACAGTGTTTACTCGCTCGTGAAAACGTACGAGTTTGACGGCATCGATCTAGCCTGGCAGTTCCCGCAAAACAAACCGAAGAAAATCCGTTCAACGACCGGGAAGTTGTGGCATGGATTCAAGAAAGTCTTTAGCGGCGATCAAGTGCTGGATGAGAAAGCCGACGAACACCGCGAGGAATTCACCGCCCTGTTGCGTGAGTTGAAAAATGCTTTCCGCTCGGATGGGTACCAGTTGGGAATCACCGTACTGCCACACGTCAACGCCAGTATCTTCATGGATATCCCGGCGATCATCAACTATCTGGACTTTGTTAACATTGCTGCCTACGACATGCAGACTCCGGAGCGGAACCCGAAGGAAGCGGACTATGCTGCTCCTCTGTATGAATTGAATGAACGTGTTTTCGGTAATAATGTGGACGGATTGGTTAAGCTTTG GTTAACCAACAACGCTCCAGCTTCGAAGCTAATTGTGAGCATCCCTACACACGGTCGTGGCTGGAAGCTGACTGAAGATTCTGGTCTGACCGGGGTTCCTCCTCTGCCGGCCGATGGAGCTGGGCCAGCTGGACCACAGATACAGCAGGAAGGATTTTACAGTTGGCCTGAAACTTGCGCCAAGCTGCCCAATCCAAGCAACACTGGACTGAAGGGAGCAGATGCTCCGTTGCGTAAGGTCGGAGATCCTACCAAACGTTTCGGTTCGTATGCTTTCCGTTTACCCGACAAGGACGGTGAGAATGGGCTGTGGGTTTCGTACGAGGATCCGGACACTGCGGGCAATAAGGCTGCTTACGTCAAGGCGAAAACATTGGGTGGAATCGCTATCAACGATTTGGCTTACGACGATTTTCGAGGATCTTGCGCCGGGGAGAAGTTTCCGATTTTGCGAGCAGCGAAATACAGGCTGTAG
- the LOC131678615 gene encoding chitinase-like protein Idgf4, with product MWFKLGALLLLAALAKAQNTTDGPRVLCYYDGSAALREGLGKTIVSDIELALPFCTHLIYGFAGLNPETFKVRALDASLDLDSGKGQYRQVTSLKQRFPRLKILLSVGGYKDLTEEKPFEKYLALLESGGSRTSFVNSVYSLLKTYSFDGLDLAWQFPQSKPKRIRGWTGKLWHGFKKLFTGDSVLDPKADEHKEEFSALVRDLKNAFKHDNFQLGLTVLPHVNESIFLDVLLLKDNLEYIHLGTFDQQTPERNPKEADFTAPIYEPSERIVGNNIDAKVTYWLNKGAPASKIVIGIPSYGRGWILKEESGITGVPPLPADGPAAPGPQSGVPGLYSWAEVCAKLPNPGNANQRGADLPLRKIGDPTRRFGVYAYRVPDENEEHGLWISYEDPDTAGNKAAYVKAKGLGGISIFDLGNDDFRGSCAGDKFPILRAAKYRL from the exons ATGTGGTTCAAACTTGGTGCCCTGCTGCTTTTGGCAGCATTGGCCAAAGCCCAAAATACCACCGATGGACCACGAGTCCTATGCTACTACGATGGTTCCGCTGCGTTGCGTGAAG GTCTCGGTAAAACGATCGTTTCGGATATTGAGCTTGCATTGCCTTTCTGCACACATCTCATCTACGGATTCGCAGGATTGAATCCGGAAACCTTTAAGGTCCGTGCGTTGGATGCCAGTCTTGATTTAGACTCGGGCAAGGGTCAGTATCGACAGGTTACCTCGCTGAAGCAACGCTTCCCACGCTTAAAGATCCTGCTCAGTGTCGGCGGTTACAAAGATCTTACCGAGGAGAAACCCTTTGAAAAGTATCTTGCCCTGCTCGAAAGCGGCGGAAGCCGCACGTCATTCGTCAACTCCGTTTATTCTCTGCTGAAGACATACAGCTTCGATGGATTGGACCTGGCGTGGCAGTTCCCTCAGAGTAAGCCAAAACGAATTCGTGGCTGGACCGGAAAACTGTGGCACGGCTTCAAGAAACTGTTTACCGGTGATAGTGTGCTGGACCCGAAGGCTGATGAGCATAAGGAGGAGTTTTCGGCTTTAGTGCGGGAtctgaagaatgcatttaaacACGATAATTTCCAGCTGGGGTTGACAGTGCTGCCGCATGTCAACGAAAGTATCTTCCTGGATGTGCTGCTGTTGAAAGATAACCTGGAGTACATCCATCTGGGCACGTTTGACCAACAGACCCCGGAAAGAAATCCCAAGGAAGCGGATTTCACTGCCCCCATCTACGAGCCAAGTGAACGTATCGTTGGAAATAATATTGATGCAAAGGTGACCTACTG GCTAAATAAAGGAGCTCCGGCTAGTAAAATCGTTATCGGAATTCCCTCCTACGGCCGCGGTTGGATATTAAAGGAAGAATCCGGAATCACGGGAGTGCCACCATTGCCAGCCGATGGACCTGCTGCCCCGGGACCACAAAGTGGAGTTCCCGGGTTGTACAGCTGGGCTGAGGTTTGCGCTAAACTGCCGAATCCGGGCAATGCTAATCAGAGGGGAGCTGACTTGCCACTGCGAAAGATTGGTGATCCTACCAGAAGGTTCGGAGTTTATGCGTATCGCGTTCCTGATGAAAATGAAGAACATGGGCTGTGGATTTCGTATGAAGATCCGGACACGGCCGGAAATAAGGCGGCCTACGTAAAGGCGAAAGGGCTGGGAGGAATTTCAATTTTCGACTTGGGTAACGACGATTTCCGGGGAAGCTGTGCCGGTGATAAATTCCCTATTCTAAGGGCTGCCAAGTATCGATTGTAA